The Chlorobaculum sp. MV4-Y genome contains the following window.
GAACGGAGTGCTCGGATAAAATAAAGAGAAGCTTATCGTGAATCCGGATGAATTCATCGATAACCGGTCGGATTTTATCGCCAATTTTCAGATCATGAGGCGCAAACCAGCAGCCTGAAGGTCATTGTGAATCCGCTGGGCAAGCTCTTCGTCTTTGTGGCTGTAACTGATGAAACAGGAGTAGTATTGGATTGGAGTCGAGGTCAAAGAACGAGCATACTCGATCATCTGATCTGGTACACCACAGCCACGGAGGAAAACTTCGGGAATGTTTCCTTGTGAGTAGTAAAGAGTGTCAATGCCGATGGTGGATGGTGCTCCGTGTACAATTGCTTCAAGACCTTTTACTAAACTGAGATCAACTCCGCCAAAAGAAGTAAAACCTGCGATAGCATTACTTACATTTACATCAATTAGCTTGGCGTTGTTGAGATTAGTCCCATATAAATCAGCACTGGAGAGATCAGCGTTAAAAAGACTAACATCTCTGAGCATATATCTGTTAAGATTGACGCCTGATAGATTGACCTCACTCAAATCCGGATGAATATTATAATTCTCTTCCCTCCACTGATTCCAAACCTCAACGCCTTGCTTGAGAATTGCCAGATGTTCCGGATTTGCCATGATCGAGTGATGAAAGGGTAATAATGGATGCTCCTGAAACGGCTTGGGTACTGATTGGGCTAAAATACCGAATTTTGATGAGATGTAAACGCCTTCTGCTCTCCCCTCGGCAAGCGCCACCCCATGCCCGATATTCTCGAAATTTTGATATTTTCCGCCCTCATCACAGAGAACCGGACTTGACACATCAGACAGAGAGACGAAAAGCATGGAGTTAGCAAAAGAGATCGCGCGGCGGCGGACGTTCGCTATTATCAGCCACCCGGATGCGGGTAAAACCACCCTCACCGAAAAGCTGCTGCTGTTCGGCGGCGCAATCCATACGGCAGGCGCGGTGAAGAGCAACAAGATCCGCAAGACGGCGACCAGCGACTTCATGGAGATCGAGAAGCAGCGCGGCATTTCGGTGGCGACTTCGGTGATGGGCTTCGAGTATCGCGGCAAGCGCATCAACATCCTCGACACGCCGGGTCACAAAGATTTCGCGGAAGACACCTACCGCACACTGACCGCCGTGGACAGCGTCATCCTCGTGGTGGACAGCATGAAGGGCGTCGAGGAGCAGACCGAGCGCCTGATGGAGGTGTGCCGGATGCGCCATACGCCGGTGATCATTTTCATCAACAAGCTCGACCGCGAGGGGCGCAACCCTTTCGAGCTGCTCGACGAGCTGGAGCAGAAGCTCGACATTCAGGTGTGCCCAATGACCTGGCCGATCAGCCAGGGGCAAACCTTCAAGGGAGTGTACAACCTCTTCGACCGTTCGCTGAACCTGTTTGAGGCCAATTCGTCAAAGATCGGCGAAAAGCTGACCGACATCGAGGGCATCGACGATCCGAAGCTCGAACACTGGGTCGGTTCAACTTATGCCGGGAAGCTGCGCGAAGACGTGTCGCTGATCGAGGGTGTGTACGAACCATACGAGCTTGAGATGTATCGCGAAGGGTTGCAGGCGCCGGTCTTTTTCGGCAGCGCGATCAACAACTTCGGCGTCGGCGAGCTGCTCGACACCTTCATCGACATCGCCCCCTGCCCGCACGAGCGCGAGGCGTCGGAGCGCATGGTGCACGCTTCGGAAGAGACGCTATCGGGCTTCGTCTTCAAGATTCACGCCAACCTCGACCCGAACCACCGCGACCGCACGGCCTTCTTCAAAATCTGCTCGGGCCGCTTCGAGCGCAACAAATTCTACCAGCACACACGCCTCGGCAAAAAGCTGCGCTTCTCTAACCCGACGCAGTTCATGGCGCAGGAGAAGAGCGTCATCGACGAGGCGTGGGCGGGCGACGTGATCGGCCTGTACGACAACGGCTCGCTGAAGATCGGCGACACCTTGACCGAGGGCGAAAACCTGCACTTTCGCGGCATTCCGAGCTTTTCGCCGGAGATCTTCAAGGTGCTCGAAAACCGCGACCCGCTCAAAACCAAGCAGCTCGAAAAAGGCATCCGCCAGCTCACCGACGAAGGCGTGGCGCAGCTCTTCATCCAGTACGGCACGCGCAAGATTGTGGGCACGGTGGGTGAACTTCAGTTCGACGTGATCCAGTTCCGCCTCGAACACGAATACGGCGCGCAGTGCGCCTTCACACCGCTGCGCTTCCACAAAGCCTTCTGGATCACCAGCGACAACCAGGAGCAGCTCGACGAGTTCATGCGCCGCCGCGCCAATGTGATTGCATTCGACAAGGAGGATCACCCGGTCTTCATGGCCGAAACCGAGTGGATGCTCAAGATCGCCAAAGAGGACTTCCCGGAGATCGAATTCCACTCTACCTCGGAGTTCAAAACGGAAGGTAAAGACGCCTGAAGGATGAGCCAAGAGGGCGGGCGTAAAACCCGCCCCTACGAAATATTTCAAAACACCCCACCCCTCGTAGGGGCAACCCTCGCGGTTGCCCTGCCACGAAACACCTCAACGCCACGATGAATCCTTCGCCTTGCAGCCAAACCCGCCCCTACGGTGGACAACATGACCAGCGAATGACGCGGGGAACCATTGCCTGATGGGGCTGGTAGTAGTGAGCAGTTCAAAAAACCAGCCTACCTCACCATGACCACTCGTAACTACTCGGTCAAAGGG
Protein-coding sequences here:
- a CDS encoding toll/interleukin-1 receptor domain-containing protein — its product is MLFVSLSDVSSPVLCDEGGKYQNFENIGHGVALAEGRAEGVYISSKFGILAQSVPKPFQEHPLLPFHHSIMANPEHLAILKQGVEVWNQWREENYNIHPDLSEVNLSGVNLNRYMLRDVSLFNADLSSADLYGTNLNNAKLIDVNVSNAIAGFTSFGGVDLSLVKGLEAIVHGAPSTIGIDTLYYSQGNIPEVFLRGCGVPDQMIEYARSLTSTPIQYYSCFISYSHKDEELAQRIHNDLQAAGLRLMI
- a CDS encoding peptide chain release factor 3, translating into MELAKEIARRRTFAIISHPDAGKTTLTEKLLLFGGAIHTAGAVKSNKIRKTATSDFMEIEKQRGISVATSVMGFEYRGKRINILDTPGHKDFAEDTYRTLTAVDSVILVVDSMKGVEEQTERLMEVCRMRHTPVIIFINKLDREGRNPFELLDELEQKLDIQVCPMTWPISQGQTFKGVYNLFDRSLNLFEANSSKIGEKLTDIEGIDDPKLEHWVGSTYAGKLREDVSLIEGVYEPYELEMYREGLQAPVFFGSAINNFGVGELLDTFIDIAPCPHEREASERMVHASEETLSGFVFKIHANLDPNHRDRTAFFKICSGRFERNKFYQHTRLGKKLRFSNPTQFMAQEKSVIDEAWAGDVIGLYDNGSLKIGDTLTEGENLHFRGIPSFSPEIFKVLENRDPLKTKQLEKGIRQLTDEGVAQLFIQYGTRKIVGTVGELQFDVIQFRLEHEYGAQCAFTPLRFHKAFWITSDNQEQLDEFMRRRANVIAFDKEDHPVFMAETEWMLKIAKEDFPEIEFHSTSEFKTEGKDA